A stretch of the Bacteroidales bacterium genome encodes the following:
- the recN gene encoding DNA repair protein RecN — protein sequence MLSKIFVQNYILIDSLEIAFDKNFSVLTGETGSGKSILLGALGLVVGNRADTSVLKSDDKKCIIEAMFDIANYDLRHYFEENEIDYDEQTVLRREISPQGKSRAFVNDTPVNLSVLRELGERLIDIHSQYETLNLSNREFQLSLVDTVAQCHEKVKEYQQEWHRLLEIQKKIEQLQAKNLEFKDKHDFLTYQYQQLKTAKLQSGELEELESEMKQLNNSELIIGNLSSIISIAQHDNGLLIELSRYEQLISELSDFLPQATEWKSRIESSKIEIQEITREVERYADSFEFDAQRLTQVSDRVSTLYDLLQKHKKHNIDELLEMQERLEKEISEFESFDVQLETLLKEESVQKSVVNKFAKEISKARIAVFPEIEQNIVELLKQLGMPHAQFKVRHQLVEPGINGIDEIRLLFSSNKQIAPDEIGKIASGGELSRLMLALKTILSDRLDLPTIIFDEIDIGVSGEIADKMARIMAQMAQNMQVISITHLPQIAAQAHKHYLVYKEIENDASTTKIRMLTDEERVMEIAQMLSGEQLGKAAIENARELLSNRTILNK from the coding sequence ATGCTTTCCAAGATTTTTGTTCAGAACTATATATTAATCGACAGTTTAGAAATAGCATTCGACAAAAATTTTTCTGTTCTCACGGGCGAAACCGGTTCTGGGAAATCTATTTTATTAGGAGCATTGGGCTTGGTTGTCGGAAATAGGGCAGACACATCTGTACTGAAATCAGATGATAAAAAGTGTATTATCGAAGCGATGTTCGACATTGCCAATTACGACCTTCGACACTATTTTGAGGAAAACGAAATAGACTATGACGAGCAAACCGTATTACGTAGGGAAATAAGCCCACAGGGAAAATCGAGAGCTTTTGTTAACGATACTCCAGTAAATCTCAGTGTGTTGCGCGAATTGGGAGAAAGGCTAATTGATATACATTCACAGTATGAGACTTTAAATTTGTCGAACCGTGAATTTCAACTCTCATTGGTAGATACCGTTGCACAATGCCACGAAAAAGTTAAGGAGTATCAGCAAGAGTGGCACCGATTGCTAGAAATTCAAAAGAAAATAGAGCAATTACAAGCTAAAAATTTAGAATTTAAAGACAAACACGATTTTCTAACCTATCAGTATCAACAACTTAAAACTGCTAAGCTCCAATCGGGAGAGTTAGAGGAATTAGAATCAGAGATGAAGCAGTTGAATAACAGCGAATTAATTATTGGGAATTTATCATCTATTATTTCTATTGCCCAACACGATAATGGACTATTGATTGAACTAAGTCGTTACGAACAGCTTATAAGCGAGTTATCCGACTTTTTACCACAAGCCACTGAATGGAAATCGAGAATTGAGTCATCAAAAATTGAAATTCAAGAAATCACCCGAGAAGTCGAGCGATATGCCGACTCTTTTGAATTCGATGCACAGCGACTTACACAAGTAAGCGACCGCGTTAGCACTCTGTACGACCTTTTGCAAAAACACAAAAAGCATAATATTGACGAACTGCTAGAAATGCAAGAAAGGTTAGAAAAAGAGATTTCTGAATTTGAATCGTTCGACGTACAACTAGAGACATTGCTGAAAGAAGAATCTGTGCAAAAATCAGTGGTAAATAAATTTGCAAAAGAAATTTCGAAAGCTCGTATAGCCGTTTTCCCAGAAATAGAACAAAACATTGTTGAATTGCTGAAACAACTGGGTATGCCGCACGCGCAGTTTAAAGTTAGACATCAACTAGTTGAGCCGGGAATAAACGGCATAGATGAAATTAGATTACTCTTTTCGTCTAATAAGCAAATAGCACCAGACGAAATTGGGAAAATCGCCTCAGGAGGTGAACTGTCGCGTTTGATGCTAGCGTTGAAAACCATATTAAGTGATCGCTTAGACTTACCAACCATAATATTTGATGAAATTGATATAGGTGTTTCAGGAGAAATTGCCGATAAAATGGCACGTATTATGGCGCAAATGGCGCAAAATATGCAAGTCATAAGCATAACGCACCTGCCACAAATAGCGGCTCAAGCACATAAACATTACCTAGTTTACAAGGAGATTGAAAACGACGCTTCAACAACTAAAATTCGAATGTTGACTGATGAAGAAAGAGTTATGGAGATTGCACAGATGCTAAGTGGCGAGCAGTTGGGAAAAGCAGCAATAGAAAATGCACGCGAGCTTTTATCAAATAGAACTATTTTAAACAAATAA
- a CDS encoding DUF4835 family protein, whose amino-acid sequence MRYLSILFILLTFSVSAQELNCHIQINSSKIQQSDRTLFEQMQRAAYEFFANNVFTEHKMKIQERIEFNIGIILHEEMGSNEYRGEIQVTYARPIFGSGYNSPVIDIRDENVIFRFSIGDVIEFNLNSSTGSLASLLTYYAYLILSIDYDTFAPLGGQGFLKIASRVVENAQSDPSPGWRSFENNGKNRAAIIEELMNDMYEPYRMCLYEYHRLGLDYMHEQPEQGRTAIIEALEKLRPIYQRRRDSYLLALFIRAKSDEIVQIFSEGSPDEKRRAYNIMNAIDPANQDKYKKIMSQGR is encoded by the coding sequence ATGCGATACTTATCAATACTCTTTATTTTATTGACCTTTTCTGTTAGTGCGCAGGAACTTAACTGTCATATACAAATAAATTCAAGTAAAATACAACAGTCTGACAGAACTCTGTTTGAGCAGATGCAGAGAGCTGCGTATGAGTTTTTTGCCAATAATGTTTTTACAGAACACAAAATGAAAATTCAAGAGAGAATTGAATTTAATATTGGTATAATTTTACACGAAGAAATGGGGTCTAATGAGTATAGGGGAGAAATCCAGGTAACTTATGCGAGACCAATATTTGGTTCAGGGTATAATTCGCCGGTGATTGATATTCGTGACGAAAACGTTATATTTAGATTTTCGATAGGAGATGTTATAGAGTTTAATTTGAATTCAAGTACAGGCTCATTGGCATCATTATTAACTTATTATGCATATTTGATTCTTTCTATAGATTACGACACATTTGCACCTCTTGGCGGACAAGGATTTTTAAAAATAGCAAGTAGGGTAGTTGAAAATGCACAAAGCGATCCATCTCCCGGTTGGCGTAGTTTTGAGAATAACGGTAAGAATAGAGCAGCTATTATCGAAGAGTTGATGAATGATATGTATGAGCCCTATCGTATGTGTCTGTACGAATATCATAGACTTGGATTAGATTATATGCACGAACAACCAGAACAAGGACGTACCGCAATTATTGAGGCGTTAGAAAAATTACGCCCAATATATCAGCGAAGACGTGATTCGTACCTGTTAGCACTATTTATTAGAGCCAAAAGTGACGAAATAGTGCAGATATTTTCAGAAGGATCTCCAGATGAAAAACGCAGAGCATACAACATTATGAATGCCATTGACCCAGCTAATCAAGATAAGTATAAGAAAATAATGTCTCAGGGTCGATAA
- the clpX gene encoding ATP-dependent Clp protease ATP-binding subunit ClpX: MGRCSFCGRKEGEVSLLLSGIDSYICNYCIEQAHTILTEENKKNSTFSVENVKLLKPKEIKEFLDQYVIGQHDAKKFLSVAVYNHYKRLVQQGTDDGIEIEKSNIIMVGPTGTGKTLLAKAIAKMLEVPFAIVDATVLTEAGYVGEDIESLITRLLQAADYDVAAAERGIVFIDEIDKIARKSDNPSITRDVSGEGVQQGLLKLLEGSIVNVPPQGGRKHPEQKMIAVNTNNILFICGGAFDGIERKIAQRLNTTVVGFNSLKETDPIDRANLMQYVAPQDLKSYGLIPEIIGRLPILTYLEPLDAKALRQILTEPKNAITKQYVKLFAMDDITLTFEDEVLDYIVEKAIEFKLGARGLRSICELIMIDAMFELPSSRKKTMTVTISYAKEKLQKADLSKLKAA, from the coding sequence ATGGGACGATGTTCGTTTTGTGGACGAAAAGAGGGAGAGGTAAGTTTACTTTTATCTGGTATAGACAGCTATATTTGCAATTATTGTATTGAGCAGGCACATACCATACTAACGGAAGAAAACAAAAAAAACAGCACCTTTAGTGTTGAAAATGTCAAACTCCTCAAACCCAAGGAAATCAAAGAGTTTCTTGATCAATATGTTATAGGCCAGCATGATGCAAAAAAATTTCTTTCTGTAGCAGTATATAATCATTATAAACGTCTTGTGCAGCAGGGTACTGATGATGGTATCGAAATTGAAAAATCGAATATCATAATGGTAGGCCCAACAGGGACGGGAAAAACGTTGTTGGCAAAAGCGATAGCCAAAATGTTAGAAGTTCCGTTTGCTATTGTTGATGCAACTGTATTGACTGAAGCGGGATACGTTGGGGAGGATATTGAAAGTCTTATTACCCGGTTGTTGCAAGCTGCAGACTATGATGTTGCTGCTGCCGAACGTGGAATAGTGTTTATAGATGAAATAGACAAAATAGCACGTAAAAGCGATAACCCTTCAATCACACGTGATGTGAGTGGTGAGGGTGTTCAACAAGGATTGCTAAAACTGTTGGAAGGCTCAATAGTAAATGTTCCCCCACAAGGTGGACGTAAACATCCCGAACAAAAAATGATAGCTGTCAATACAAATAATATTCTTTTCATTTGTGGAGGAGCTTTTGACGGTATTGAACGTAAGATCGCACAGCGACTAAATACGACTGTAGTTGGATTTAACTCTTTAAAGGAAACTGATCCAATAGACAGAGCAAACTTAATGCAATATGTAGCACCACAGGATCTTAAAAGTTATGGTTTGATACCCGAAATTATTGGACGTTTACCCATATTAACCTATCTTGAACCATTGGATGCTAAAGCTTTACGCCAAATTCTTACAGAACCGAAAAATGCAATTACAAAACAGTATGTTAAACTGTTTGCAATGGACGATATTACATTAACATTCGAAGATGAAGTGCTTGATTACATTGTAGAAAAAGCTATTGAATTCAAATTAGGTGCACGAGGTTTGCGTTCAATTTGCGAATTAATTATGATTGACGCAATGTTTGAATTACCTTCAAGCCGGAAGAAAACCATGACAGTAACAATAAGTTACGCAAAAGAAAAACTACAAAAGGCAGATTTATCGAAACTAAAAGCAGCATAA
- the clpP gene encoding ATP-dependent Clp endopeptidase proteolytic subunit ClpP, which produces MFPQNEFKKYAVKHHGINSMTYDRYTSIVSNYISPTIIEERQLNVASMDVFSRLMMDRIIFLGLPIDDYVANIVQAQLLFLESTDPAKDIQIYFNTPGGSVHAGLAIYDTMQFISADVATICTGMAASMGAVLLCAGAKGKRSALLHSRVMIHQPMGGASGQADDMEITVKEIQKLKRELYEIIANHSGNEYEKVAKDSERDYWMTAKEALDYGMIDEVLERNKNKEQK; this is translated from the coding sequence ATGTTTCCACAAAATGAATTTAAAAAATATGCTGTTAAACACCACGGAATAAACAGCATGACTTATGATCGCTATACTTCAATCGTAAGTAATTACATATCACCAACAATTATCGAGGAGCGTCAGTTAAACGTTGCCAGTATGGACGTTTTTTCACGTCTGATGATGGATAGAATTATATTTCTGGGGCTTCCAATAGACGATTATGTAGCAAATATCGTTCAAGCTCAATTACTGTTTTTAGAATCAACCGATCCTGCAAAAGACATCCAAATTTATTTTAACACACCGGGTGGCAGTGTACACGCTGGACTTGCCATTTATGACACAATGCAATTTATTTCTGCAGACGTTGCAACCATTTGCACAGGAATGGCTGCAAGCATGGGAGCAGTTCTTCTATGTGCAGGAGCAAAAGGAAAACGTTCAGCATTACTACATAGTCGTGTAATGATACACCAACCCATGGGAGGAGCGTCAGGTCAGGCTGATGATATGGAAATTACTGTTAAAGAGATACAAAAGCTTAAGCGCGAGCTGTACGAAATAATTGCAAATCACAGTGGAAACGAATACGAAAAAGTTGCAAAAGACAGCGAACGCGACTACTGGATGACAGCCAAAGAAGCATTGGATTATGGTATGATTGACGAAGTCTTAGAAAGAAATAAAAACAAGGAACAGAAATAA
- the coaBC gene encoding bifunctional phosphopantothenoylcysteine decarboxylase/phosphopantothenate--cysteine ligase CoaBC — MALKDKNIILGITGSIAAYKAASLCRLLVKNGANVKVVMTPLATQFITPVTMATLSQNSVLIDFFKHDDGSWNSHVDLGLWADLMLVAPASANTMAKMANGVCDNLLLTTYLSVRCQVMFAPAMDMDMFKHPATIQNIEKLKSFGNIFVEPNDGELASGLIGKGRMAEPEQIIAEVKSFFSQKKKFNGKTILVTAGPTHEPIDAVRFIGNHSSGKMGIAISKELSNQGANVILVLGPVAEVPQIPNCRIVNVTTAKEMYDASFIVFPETDGAILSAAVADFTPTTKSDRKIKRTSDSLNISLSPTDDIAAALGKQKRSNQFLLGFALETDNELENAKLKMKKKNLDLIVLNSLNDDGAGFGYDTNKITILTKNGTTKEFPLKLKSEVAKDILKAIQEII; from the coding sequence ATGGCTCTTAAAGATAAGAACATTATTTTAGGCATAACAGGGAGTATAGCAGCATATAAAGCAGCTTCTCTTTGTCGGTTGCTTGTTAAAAATGGTGCAAACGTAAAAGTAGTTATGACGCCATTGGCAACACAGTTCATTACACCCGTAACCATGGCAACCCTTTCCCAAAACAGTGTTCTTATCGACTTTTTTAAACATGACGACGGCTCATGGAACAGTCACGTTGACCTTGGCTTATGGGCTGATCTTATGTTAGTTGCCCCTGCGTCAGCCAATACAATGGCTAAAATGGCAAACGGCGTTTGTGACAATCTACTATTAACAACATATCTGTCCGTACGTTGTCAGGTAATGTTTGCGCCGGCTATGGATATGGACATGTTTAAGCACCCTGCAACCATACAAAACATTGAAAAATTAAAATCGTTCGGGAACATATTTGTTGAACCAAACGACGGTGAACTTGCAAGCGGGCTTATTGGGAAAGGACGCATGGCTGAGCCGGAACAGATAATTGCGGAGGTAAAATCCTTTTTCAGTCAAAAAAAAAAATTCAACGGTAAAACCATATTAGTTACTGCAGGACCAACGCACGAACCTATCGATGCAGTGAGGTTTATAGGTAACCACTCATCAGGGAAAATGGGTATTGCCATCTCTAAAGAGCTCAGCAACCAAGGAGCAAATGTAATATTGGTTTTAGGTCCCGTTGCAGAAGTACCCCAAATACCCAATTGTAGAATTGTAAACGTTACTACAGCCAAGGAGATGTATGATGCATCGTTTATTGTGTTCCCCGAAACAGACGGAGCAATACTTTCGGCTGCTGTTGCCGATTTTACACCAACAACAAAAAGTGACCGCAAAATAAAAAGAACCAGCGACTCGTTAAATATATCGCTAAGTCCTACTGATGATATCGCTGCAGCATTGGGGAAACAAAAACGGAGCAATCAGTTTTTATTAGGATTTGCATTGGAGACCGACAATGAGTTAGAAAACGCAAAACTAAAAATGAAGAAAAAAAATTTAGATCTAATAGTTCTTAACTCGCTAAATGATGATGGAGCTGGATTTGGCTACGATACAAACAAAATTACTATATTGACGAAAAACGGAACCACCAAAGAGTTTCCATTAAAGTTGAAAAGCGAGGTAGCTAAAGATATTTTAAAAGCAATACAAGAAATAATCTAA
- the bamD gene encoding outer membrane protein assembly factor BamD, translating to MRKEFLFKYSFLIILIVVLFSSCSDFQKALKSKDHAMKFEKAKQYYEKEDWYRAEALLNDVMPIYRGTEQAREMNLMYAYCQYNLGENIVAVYYFKNYSRTWTNTPETEEADFMVAQCLYEESPRYNLDQSNTLKAIESMQYFINMYPLSSRIDSITVLQGLLKKRLEKKSFFDSKQYYMLQNYKSAVISLRNTLRDFPDTEHREEIMFLILKSNYLLARNSIEELRMERLQETINEYYAYIDEFPTSPRSKEAEKIYASCVKAIKRQ from the coding sequence ATGAGAAAAGAGTTTTTGTTCAAATATTCGTTTTTGATAATATTAATAGTAGTGCTGTTTAGCAGTTGTTCCGATTTTCAAAAAGCACTTAAATCTAAAGATCACGCAATGAAATTCGAGAAAGCAAAACAGTATTACGAAAAAGAGGACTGGTATAGGGCAGAAGCTCTATTGAACGACGTAATGCCGATATACAGGGGTACTGAGCAAGCTCGTGAAATGAATTTAATGTATGCCTATTGTCAATATAACTTAGGCGAAAACATAGTTGCAGTCTACTATTTTAAAAATTATTCGCGCACATGGACTAATACTCCTGAAACTGAAGAAGCCGATTTTATGGTAGCGCAGTGTCTATACGAAGAATCTCCACGATATAACTTGGATCAATCAAATACTTTAAAGGCAATAGAGTCAATGCAATACTTCATAAACATGTATCCTTTGTCATCGCGTATTGATTCTATAACGGTACTGCAAGGGTTGTTGAAGAAGCGATTAGAAAAAAAATCGTTTTTCGATTCAAAACAATACTACATGTTGCAAAATTATAAGTCGGCTGTAATATCTTTAAGAAATACTCTTAGAGATTTCCCTGATACCGAACATCGTGAAGAAATTATGTTTCTGATACTTAAATCAAACTATCTACTTGCGCGAAACAGTATCGAAGAGCTTAGAATGGAACGACTTCAAGAGACAATAAACGAGTATTATGCCTATATCGATGAGTTCCCGACAAGCCCACGATCTAAAGAGGCTGAAAAAATTTACGCAAGTTGTGTCAAAGCAATAAAACGACAATAA
- a CDS encoding SDR family oxidoreductase: MSYNLLKGKKGIIFGALNDKSIAWKVAERAHAEGATMILTNTPIALRMGDLKSLAEKTGSHIVPADATNVDDLGNLIDKSIELLGGKLDFILHSIGMSPNVRKKLPYDDLNYDYFHQTLDISSLSFHKVLQVCHQKDALNEWASVVALSYVAAQRTLFEYNDMADAKALLESIARSFGYIYGRQKKVRINTISQSPTLTTAGSGVKGIDRLMDFTERMSPLGNASADECAGYCITLFSDLTRKVTMQNLFHDGGFSSMGMSQSAMMQYHKSFEDK, encoded by the coding sequence ATGTCTTACAATCTTTTAAAAGGGAAAAAAGGGATTATATTTGGAGCCCTTAATGATAAATCAATAGCTTGGAAAGTGGCAGAGCGAGCACACGCTGAGGGAGCAACTATGATTTTAACAAACACGCCTATCGCTCTTAGAATGGGAGATTTAAAATCATTGGCAGAGAAAACAGGTTCGCATATTGTTCCAGCTGACGCCACAAATGTCGACGATTTAGGCAATTTAATTGATAAATCAATTGAGTTGTTAGGAGGTAAGTTAGATTTTATTCTTCACTCAATAGGGATGTCGCCTAATGTTAGAAAAAAATTACCCTATGATGATTTGAATTATGATTATTTTCATCAAACATTAGATATTTCATCACTGTCGTTTCATAAAGTGCTGCAAGTGTGTCATCAAAAAGATGCCTTAAACGAATGGGCCTCAGTAGTAGCTTTATCGTATGTTGCAGCACAACGCACACTGTTTGAATATAATGATATGGCAGATGCTAAAGCATTATTGGAAAGTATTGCTCGTAGCTTTGGTTATATTTACGGAAGACAGAAAAAAGTTAGAATAAATACAATTTCACAATCTCCTACATTAACAACAGCAGGAAGTGGTGTAAAGGGTATCGACAGACTTATGGATTTTACTGAAAGAATGTCACCGCTTGGCAACGCTTCAGCAGATGAGTGTGCAGGGTATTGTATCACTCTTTTCAGTGATTTAACCAGAAAAGTAACCATGCAAAACCTTTTCCATGACGGTGGATTTTCAAGCATGGGTATGAGCCAAAGTGCAATGATGCAATATCACAAAAGCTTTGAAGACAAGTAG
- a CDS encoding methyl-accepting chemotaxis protein has protein sequence MRLGNLKIGTKLRLTIGTFMTLLTIVAFFGYYGIVLYSGYTDDIQHAQLAEKSFINARFSVQNMTNSKNDSDYQQSKAYIDTCITDIKTLIENLSDTQKIKELNELINNFEEYGRETDSLFAVINSETEMLAQTIAIGEKMMHLVAQHHGTTSEIYGQLMRGYVNFLLFLYAGEDRFYENSQHFFSLVYEEANSEVTPLVKDFSESFTKYGDVVKLVEEKTTTQGAFGEKVMEQIKYQTNETMLTRELNESRTHISIIIVYVIACVLAFTISYVITRHIQLGIKNGVFLAELYASGDLTFIIPEEQLIRKDEFGDLARAMSDMGNKMKAVLADVSKGAENVSVASNQMSGMSQQMSQGSNEQASSTEEISSSMEQMAANIEHNTDNAQQAEKLSEVVSNGIGEVSIAASKSIDSIRNIASKITIISDIAAQTNILALNAAIEAARAGEHGKGFAVVAAEVRKLAERSKVSADEIIGLATEGVEVAEGSGKLLNTLINEIEKTVQMVREIAASSIEQRGGAEQVNNAIQQLNQVVQHNAASSEEMATNAEELANQAEQLKDAISFFRIDNSKEKNRQTSKIVKQVNKTDKTYNKYQASKVEKTSPIIVKTDKASPTTKADRTGQTIKTNKTSKTSKTSKTSQTYKTNKTDKKSLIDDIEELKIDDFEIPKPKTKSSTKGIDFDIYKSLESDSDFEKF, from the coding sequence ATGAGACTAGGTAATTTAAAAATCGGCACAAAACTGAGATTAACTATTGGAACCTTTATGACGTTGTTAACTATTGTCGCATTTTTTGGGTATTATGGCATAGTACTATATTCAGGATATACAGACGACATTCAACATGCTCAATTAGCCGAAAAATCTTTCATTAATGCACGCTTTAGCGTTCAAAACATGACCAACTCGAAAAATGATAGTGACTACCAGCAAAGCAAAGCCTATATTGATACCTGTATTACCGATATTAAAACCTTAATTGAGAATTTATCAGATACTCAAAAAATAAAAGAATTAAATGAGCTTATTAACAATTTTGAAGAGTATGGTAGAGAAACTGACAGTTTATTTGCAGTCATTAATTCTGAGACAGAAATGTTGGCACAGACAATAGCCATAGGTGAAAAGATGATGCATTTAGTCGCCCAACATCATGGGACGACGAGCGAGATATATGGCCAATTAATGAGAGGATATGTTAACTTTTTATTATTTCTATATGCAGGTGAAGATAGATTTTATGAAAATTCACAACATTTTTTCAGTTTGGTATATGAAGAAGCTAATTCAGAAGTAACTCCTTTAGTGAAAGATTTCTCTGAATCTTTTACAAAATACGGAGATGTAGTTAAACTCGTTGAAGAAAAAACAACAACTCAAGGAGCATTTGGTGAAAAAGTGATGGAACAAATAAAATATCAGACAAATGAAACTATGTTGACTCGGGAATTAAACGAAAGCAGAACCCATATTAGTATCATTATTGTTTATGTTATAGCTTGCGTATTGGCTTTCACTATTAGCTATGTAATAACTAGACACATTCAATTAGGTATTAAAAATGGAGTCTTCCTTGCAGAATTATACGCTAGTGGAGACTTAACATTTATTATTCCAGAAGAGCAACTAATACGAAAAGATGAATTTGGCGATTTAGCAAGAGCAATGTCAGATATGGGCAATAAAATGAAAGCAGTTTTAGCTGATGTTTCCAAAGGAGCTGAAAACGTTTCAGTGGCGAGCAATCAAATGAGCGGAATGTCGCAACAAATGTCGCAAGGAAGTAACGAACAAGCCTCATCAACTGAAGAGATATCTAGTTCTATGGAGCAAATGGCAGCGAATATAGAACACAATACAGATAATGCACAGCAGGCAGAGAAGTTGTCCGAAGTTGTTTCAAATGGTATTGGAGAGGTTAGTATAGCCGCAAGTAAAAGTATTGACTCTATACGAAACATTGCATCAAAAATTACAATTATTAGTGATATAGCAGCTCAAACCAATATACTAGCCCTTAACGCAGCTATTGAGGCTGCACGTGCAGGTGAACATGGTAAGGGATTTGCAGTGGTTGCCGCAGAAGTAAGAAAGCTTGCTGAGCGTAGCAAGGTTTCTGCAGATGAAATTATCGGCCTTGCTACTGAAGGAGTTGAAGTGGCTGAAGGATCTGGCAAACTCTTAAACACATTAATAAATGAAATCGAGAAAACCGTTCAAATGGTACGCGAAATAGCTGCTTCAAGTATAGAACAGCGAGGTGGAGCAGAACAAGTAAATAATGCTATACAACAACTTAACCAGGTGGTACAACACAATGCTGCCTCTAGCGAAGAGATGGCAACAAATGCCGAAGAACTTGCAAATCAAGCAGAACAGCTAAAAGATGCTATAAGCTTTTTCAGAATTGACAATAGTAAAGAAAAAAACAGACAGACAAGTAAAATAGTTAAGCAAGTAAATAAGACAGACAAAACTTACAATAAATATCAAGCAAGTAAAGTAGAGAAAACAAGCCCTATAATAGTTAAAACAGATAAAGCGAGCCCAACAACTAAAGCAGACAGAACTGGACAAACAATTAAAACTAATAAAACAAGCAAAACAAGCAAAACAAGCAAAACAAGCCAAACTTATAAAACAAACAAAACAGACAAGAAAAGTCTAATAGACGATATAGAAGAATTAAAAATTGATGATTTTGAAATACCAAAACCAAAAACAAAGTCATCCACAAAAGGAATAGACTTTGATATATACAAAAGTTTAGAAAGTGATAGTGATTTTGAAAAATTCTAG
- a CDS encoding RNA polymerase Rpb6: MDFKKVMAATNTQTRDLDFFEKEAGSVYAAVNIIAKRSDQIGVEIKEELNRKLEEFATQQDNLEEIFENREQIEISRFYERLPKPTAIAIKEFEDGKVSYRLPEVES, from the coding sequence ATGGACTTTAAAAAAGTAATGGCGGCAACCAACACTCAAACACGCGATTTGGATTTCTTTGAAAAAGAAGCCGGAAGTGTTTATGCAGCAGTAAATATCATCGCAAAACGTTCCGATCAAATAGGTGTTGAAATTAAGGAAGAGCTAAATCGTAAGCTCGAAGAGTTCGCCACACAGCAAGATAATCTAGAAGAGATTTTCGAAAATCGTGAGCAAATTGAGATATCAAGGTTTTACGAAAGACTTCCAAAGCCGACGGCAATTGCTATCAAAGAGTTTGAAGATGGCAAAGTATCATATCGTTTGCCAGAAGTAGAAAGTTAG